One Canis lupus familiaris isolate Mischka breed German Shepherd chromosome 20, alternate assembly UU_Cfam_GSD_1.0, whole genome shotgun sequence genomic region harbors:
- the RNASEH2A gene encoding ribonuclease H2 subunit A: MDFSELDRDNTGRCRLSSPVPAVCRQEPCVLGVDEAGRGPVLGPMVYAICYCPLSRLGDLEALKVADSKTLSESERDRLFVKMEKDRDFVGWALDVLSPNLISTSMLGRVKYNLNSLSHDTATGLVQYALDQGVKVAQVFVDTVGLPETYQERLQQRFPGIEVTVKAKADALYPVVSAASICAKVARDQAVKSWHFVEKLQDLDADYGSGYPNDPKTKAWLRKHVEPVFGFPQFVRFSWRTAQSILEKEAEGVIWEDSLTGDQEGPGRIMSYFSKGPRTHPRLPHRYFQERGLESATIL, translated from the exons ATGGATTTCAGCGAGCTGGACAGAGACAACACGGGCCGCTGTCGCCTGAGCTCGCCTGTGCCCGCGGTGTGCCGCCAGGAGCCCTGCGTCCTGGGCGTCGATGAAGCGGGCCGGGGCCCGGTGCTGG GCCCCATGGTCTACGCCATCTGTTATTGCCCCCTGTCCCGCCTGGGAGATCTGGAAGCCCTGAAAGTGGCAG ACTCAAAGACCCTATCGGAGAGCGAGCGGGACAGGCTCTTTGTGAAAATGGAGAAGGACAGGGACTTTGTGGGCTGGGCATTGGACGTGCTGTCTCCAAACCTCATCTCTACGAGCATGCTTGGGCG GGTCAAGTACAACCTGAACTCCCTATCCCATGATACAGCCACTGGGCTGGTGCAGTATGCCTTGGACCAGGGTGTGAAAGTTGCACAG GTATTTGTGGACACTGTGGGGCTGCCAGAGACCTACCAAGAGCGGTTGCAGCAGCGCTTTCCTGGCATTGAGGTGACGGTCAAGGCCAAGGCCGATGCCCTCTACCCTGTGGTCAGCGCTGCCAGTATCTGTGCCAAG GTGGCCCGTGACCAGGCTGTAAAGAGCTGGCACTTTGTGGAAAAGCTGCAGGACCTGGATGCCGATTATGGCTCCGGTTACCCCAATG ATCCCAAGACAAAAGCGTGGTTGAGGAAGCACGTGGAGCCTGTGTTTGGCTTCCCCCAGTTTGTCCGTTTCAGCTGGCGCACGGCCCAGAGCAtcctggagaaggaggcagaaggtgTTATATG ggAGGACTCGCTGACAGGGGATCAGGAGGGACCTGGGAGGATCATGTCCTATTTCAGCAAAGGCCCTCGaacccacccccgcctcccccaccgGTACTTCCAAGAGCGAGGCCTGGAGTCAGCCACCATTCTCTAG
- the THSD8 gene encoding thrombospondin type-1 domain-containing protein 8, whose product MARSPADLLLPPLILLLLGTPARVSPNYNYFGEKSEGDLWEELRLQHQEKDLEDSILGPWGKWRCFCDLGKQERSREVLGTAPGPVFMDRENLVQVRPCRQRDCSSCKPTDCDWRP is encoded by the exons ATGGCCCGGAGCCCGGCGGACTTACTGCTGCCGCCTCTGATTCTCCTGCTTCTGGGGACCCCTGCTAGGGTCTCCCCCAACTACAATTACTTCGGCGAGAAGAGCGAAGGCGACCTCTGGGAGGAGCTGCGGCTGCAGCATCAGGAAAAAG ACTTGGAGGACTCGATCCTTGGCCCCTGGGGGAAGTGGCGCTGTTTCTGCGACCTGGGCAAGCAGGAGCGCAGCCGCGAGGTCCTGGGCACGGCGCCGGGTCCGGTGTTCATGGACCGCGAGAATCTGGTGCAGGTGCGGCCCTGCAGGCAACGGGATTGTTCATCCTGCAAACCAACGGATTGCGACTGGAGGCCCTGA
- the PRDX2 gene encoding peroxiredoxin-2 isoform X1, with amino-acid sequence MSLWMCLVLDLLSTHIPLCPCKRCKVSLYFNLQLAVMTSGKAHIGKPAPPFQATAVVDGAFKEVKLCDYKGKYLVLFFYPLDFTFVCPTEIIAFSEHAEDFRKLGCEVLGVSVDSQFTHLAWINTPRKEGGLGPLNIPLVADVTRSLSEDYGVLKEDEGIAYRGLFIIDGKGVLRQITVNDLPVGRSVDEVLRLVQAFQYTDEHGEVCPAGWKPGSDTIKPNVDDSKEYFSKHN; translated from the exons ATGAGTTTATGGATGTGTCTGGTTCTGGATTTATTGTCTACCCATATCCCCCTCTGCCCCTGTAAGCGGTGTAAAGTCAGTCTCTATTTCAActtacag CTTGCAGTCATGACCTCTGGCAAGGCGCACATCGGAAAGCCCGCCCCGCCCTTCCAGGCCACCGCCGTGGTGGATGGCGCCTTCAAGGAGGTGAAGCTTTGCGACTACAAAG GGAAATACTTGGTCCTCTTTTTCTACCCGCTGGACTTCACCTTCGTCTGCCCCACGGAGATCATCGCCTTCAGCGAGCATGCCGAGGACTTCCGCAAGCTGGGCTGTGAGGTCCTGGGGGTCTCCGTGGACTCTCAGTTCACCCACCTGGCTTG GATCAACActcccaggaaggaaggagggttgGGCCCCCTGAACATCCCCCTGGTGGCTGATGTAACCAGAAGTTTATCTGAAGATTATGGTGTGCTGAAGGAAGATGAAGGCATTGCCTACAG GGGCCTCTTTATCATCGATGGCAAGGGTGTCCTTCGCCAGATCACTGTCAATGATTTGCCTGTGGGGCGCTCCGTGGATGAAGTTCTGCGGCTGGTTCAGGCCTTCCAGTACACGGATGAGCACGGGGAAG TATGCCCTGCTGGCTGGAAGCCAGGCAGTGACACAATCAAGCCTAACGTGGACGACAGCAAGGAATACTTCTCCAAACACAACTAG
- the PRDX2 gene encoding peroxiredoxin-2 isoform X2, giving the protein MTSGKAHIGKPAPPFQATAVVDGAFKEVKLCDYKGKYLVLFFYPLDFTFVCPTEIIAFSEHAEDFRKLGCEVLGVSVDSQFTHLAWINTPRKEGGLGPLNIPLVADVTRSLSEDYGVLKEDEGIAYRGLFIIDGKGVLRQITVNDLPVGRSVDEVLRLVQAFQYTDEHGEVCPAGWKPGSDTIKPNVDDSKEYFSKHN; this is encoded by the exons ATGACCTCTGGCAAGGCGCACATCGGAAAGCCCGCCCCGCCCTTCCAGGCCACCGCCGTGGTGGATGGCGCCTTCAAGGAGGTGAAGCTTTGCGACTACAAAG GGAAATACTTGGTCCTCTTTTTCTACCCGCTGGACTTCACCTTCGTCTGCCCCACGGAGATCATCGCCTTCAGCGAGCATGCCGAGGACTTCCGCAAGCTGGGCTGTGAGGTCCTGGGGGTCTCCGTGGACTCTCAGTTCACCCACCTGGCTTG GATCAACActcccaggaaggaaggagggttgGGCCCCCTGAACATCCCCCTGGTGGCTGATGTAACCAGAAGTTTATCTGAAGATTATGGTGTGCTGAAGGAAGATGAAGGCATTGCCTACAG GGGCCTCTTTATCATCGATGGCAAGGGTGTCCTTCGCCAGATCACTGTCAATGATTTGCCTGTGGGGCGCTCCGTGGATGAAGTTCTGCGGCTGGTTCAGGCCTTCCAGTACACGGATGAGCACGGGGAAG TATGCCCTGCTGGCTGGAAGCCAGGCAGTGACACAATCAAGCCTAACGTGGACGACAGCAAGGAATACTTCTCCAAACACAACTAG
- the JUNB gene encoding transcription factor jun-B has translation MCTKMEQPFYHDDSYAAAGYGRAPGGLSLHDYKLLKPSLALNLADPYRSLKAPGARGPGPEGSGGSSYFSGQGSDTGASLKLASSELERLIVPNSNGVITTTPTPPGQYFYPRGGGSGGGAGGAGGGVTEEQEGFADGFVKALDDLHKMNHVTPPNVSLGASSGPPAGPGGVYAGPEPPPVYTNLNSYSPASAPSGGAGAAVGTGSSYPTATISYLPHAPPFAGGHPAQLGLGRGASTFKEEPQTVPEARSRDATPPVSPINMEDQERIKVERKRLRNRLAATKCRKRKLERIARLEDKVKTLKAENAGLSSTAGLLREQVAQLKQKVMTHVSNGCQLLLGVKGHAF, from the coding sequence ATGTGCACTAAAATGGAACAGCCCTTCTACCACGACGACTCATACGCAGCGGCGGGATACGGCCGGGCTCCGGGCGGCCTTTCTCTACACGACTACAAACTCCTGAAACCCAGCCTGGCGCTCAACCTGGCCGACCCCTACCGAAGTCTCAAAgcccccggggcgcggggcccgggacCAGAGGGCAGCGGTGGCAGCAGCTACTTTTCCGGCCAGGGTTCGGACACAGGCGCGTCGCTCAAGCTTGCCTCATCGGAGCTGGAGCGCCTGATCGTCCCCAACAGCAACGGAGTGATCACGACGACACCCACGCCCCCGGGACAGTACTTTTACCCCCGCGGGGGAGGCAGCGGCGGAGgtgcggggggcgccgggggcggtGTCACCGAGGAGCAGGAGGGCTTCGCAGACGGCTTTGTCAAAGCGCTGGACGACCTGCACAAGATGAACCACGTGACGCCCCCCAACGTGTCCCTGGGCGCCAGCTCGGGGCCCCCGGCTGGGCCCGGGGGCGTCTACGCCGGCCCGGAGCCACCTCCAGTCTACACCAACCTCAACAGCTATTCCCCAGCCTCTGCGCCCTCTGGAGGCGCCGGGGCCGCCGTCGGGACTGGGAGCTCGTACCCGACGGCCACCATCAGCTACCTCCCACACGCGCCACCCTTCGCTGGCGGCCACCCGGCGCAACTGGGCCTGGGCCGAGGAGCCTCCACCTTCAAGGAGGAACCGCAGACCGTGCCTGAGGCGCGCAGCCGCGACGCCACGCCACCGGTGTCCCCCATCAATATGGAAGACCAGGAGCGCATCAAAGTGGAGCGCAAGAGGCTGCGGAACCGGCTGGCGGCCACCAAGTGCCGGAAGCGGAAGCTGGAGCGCATCGCGCGCCTGGAGGACAAGGTGAAGACACTCAAGGCCGAGAACGCGGGGCTGTCGAGCACTGCTGGGCTCCTCCGGGAGCAGGTGGCCCAGCTCAAACAGAAGGTCATGACCCACGTCAGCAACGGCTGCCAGCTGCTGCTCGGGGTCAAGGGACACGCCTTCTGA